In Setaria italica strain Yugu1 chromosome IX, Setaria_italica_v2.0, whole genome shotgun sequence, the genomic stretch gagtGCAGGTGGGGAGTCTGGGAGGAAGCGCTCTGCGCCGGTAGGATCGACCGTAAGGTCGGGAACGTCCGGTCGGTCGTTAGCATTGCGATTTGAAACTGCATTGTGCAGAGAGTTATAACATGCAGTCACTGCAGTAACTGCACTCAGAAATCAGAACCGAGTGAGTAGTGACGTTGCACACGCATCCGGACAGATTGTTCTTTGCTTCGACGTCACCGCAGTCGATGTCGATGAGACGGTGGCCAGCTGCACCGCCCTGTCTGCCGCATCAGCATCTAATCTAACCAGCCGCTTTTCTCCGCTTGCACTTCCACGTGCCCCCGCCGGTCAAGAAGCCGTGACGCGAACGCGACCGTCTCCGAGCCACCGCTCTCTCGCCGCCATGGGCTTCAGCATCCTCCCGCTGATGGAATTCATCGCGCGCCGCGCGTTCCTCGGCGCTGGCCTCCAGCCCCACACCGCCGCTCTCCCGTCCGACGACGGCAGCGATGGCGGGCAACCGCGCACCGTCATCCACTACTGGGCGCCCCCGGGGGAGCCGCGcctcccgccgctgctgctcatCCACGGCTTCGGGCCCATGGCCACGTGGCAGTGGCGCCGGCAGGTGGGCCCTCTGTCCCGCCACTTCCACGTCATCGTCCCGGACCTCCTCGGCTtcggcgcctcctcccgcggctccccggcggcgccctctGAGTTGGCGcaggccgccgcgctcgccgcgctaCTGGACGCGCTCCCGGGCCTCACCGCGGACGCGCGCGTCGCCGCGATCGGCACCAGCTACGGCGGCTTCGTGGCCTACGCCCTGGCGCGCGCAGCGGGACCCGGCAGGGTCGGCCCCGTGGTGATGTCCAACTCCGACCTGCTCAAGACCGCCGAGGACGACAGGGCGCTCCTCGAGCGCGCtggcggcgggctcgcgcgCACGGCCGACCTGCTCATGCCGCTggacgcgcgcggcgcgcggcggctcATGGAGCTCTCCTTCTACCGGAGGCAGGCCATTACCTTGCTGCCGGACTTCGTGCTCCGACAGGCCGTGCAGGTAACGGAACGGATTCCTCGTGCTCGATCCAGCCGCGCTGCATCTCTGGATCGCAGGAAAAAATGATTGCCCACGTCCCACGAGTGTATTATTCAGTTTTTTTCGGGAATAATTGAGGTTGAAAGAATAGTTCTTGTCAATGCAACAATTTCGCAGCAACTTTTTATGGATAAAAGGGATGGGAAGATTGAGCTGATGAAGGCTATAACTGTTGGCACAGACGAGTTCAAGTTGACACCATTGCCTCAGGTATCTCCTGCTGTCTTTTGCTGGCTGGCGTTCTGAACAGGAGAGCAGATTCACCATGCATGCTTGCTTGAACAATATGAACAGAGAATTCAAGCCAGCTACActgaattttgcttcaatcCAAGTGCGTTTGAGCTCTAATTATAATTCTGCAATTATTTGATGTTATTTATGGCAGGACGTTTTGCTCATCTGGGGTGACCATGATCAGATATTTCCCTTGGAAAAGGCCTTTGCTGTCAAGAGGTACCTCACTAGACCATATGTTGTTTTAGTATGTTTGGTTGGGCGGTGGCTTTTGGAAAAattgctgtgagctgtgggctgtggaaaatcAGCTATGGTAAAAGTAAAAGGTCGTTTGGTTAGAGTAGCTGTGGCTTTTGAATAAACTATTGAGTGGACCTTATATGTCATCCACAGTTCACCCCACTCAACTCTCTCCCTATCTCACTAACGAGCTGGCTAGTCCACCCCACGGCGGAGCTCTCGCCCACGGTCGGCGAGCGCTCAGCCTTTGCTCGCCTGTCCTCGCTGTCCACTGACAGAATTTCAGCTTTCACAGTCCAAAGCGGCGGTGCGGGAAATCACGAAATCACGAGAGATTTCCAGCTCTGACACTCTAAATCCAGTTTTCACAGTCCACAACGGCGGTGGGGGAAATCACGAAATCACGAGAGAATTCGTCGATGGCCACGCCGAAGTCCGCTGACCGCCACTGCTCGCCCATCCTCACCGTCCTTGCCCATTGCTCGGCGTCGCATCGCCACCTGCTCCGCCCATTGCTCGGAGTCGCATTGCCACATGCTCCGCCCGGCCATACTGTGGCCCATGCCGCgaccgcgcgcgccggcggggtgcggcgggcggcgggccagCGTCCGGTGGCGGCAGACGGTGGGCCGGCGgctgggggcggcgggcggcgggaggaggcggacggATTGCACGTGCGGGAGAAGGAATAGAACGGGGTGGAAACGAACCAATATGTTCGTAAAGGGTAATTGTTTCTAATTTTTTCTCcaaaagtatttgaaagtagGGAAGGTGCTTTTGGTTTTGTACTAAAGTAAAATCAGCTTTTAGGAAAAGCACATATAGCTTTTAGGCCCTTTGGTTGCAAAAGCAAAAAACAGGTTGAAAAAACTAACTAAAAGCACACTTGGAGCTACAATACATGAATCTCATAGCGATCCTGATGCAATTGGAGAGGGATGACATGAATGGCCGGTCCTTCACTTGTGGAACAATTGAGCCATGGGCCATGGCTCTGCTTACTGTATAATGCGCTGCCAAATTATGGCCGTATCGCATTGCAAACCGCCGTGGcaatctttttatttatttatttattttgatttgCACTCGCGCGTGTGGCAGGTGCTTGGGAGAGAGTGTTAGAATGGAAATCTTCGAGAAAACAGGCCATGTGCCTCAGATGGAGGACCCGGCCCGGTTCAACAAGCTTATATTGGATTTCTTACTAGCATCACAAAAGCCTCCTTCGATTCAGCAGTAGCGGTTCAAACGGCCAAATTGGTTCAGTTGAGCGAGTCTGAAACGGTGGCGTGGAGCAAGTTGAGAAAGTTCAGCATGCTGCATGCATATGAAGTTGTCCCCACCACTCCATGCAAACGCCTCAAGCCATTGTTCCCCTCTCTTTTGATTTTGAATGAAGGATGATAGTTCCAGCAAAATGCTCTAGTGTAAACCTGTAGTTGTGGCCTGTGAATTAGTTATACTGTACTTGTACATTATTTATTCCACTGATGTGGAAAATAAGGAAGTGTTTCCCGCCAGTTCATTCGGTGAAACACAACTGCTTCTGCTACCTGTTTACCAAGGTATCTTAGTCCTATcatccaaaaataaaaataacattTGTCACTTGATATTGGCAAAATTGGCTACTGGACACCGTTGAAAGATGACTTTTGTTACAAACCACTAAAAACACTTTGCTTTGCTAGAAGGCATTGTAGAACTGTGGTAATTTCCTGGACACTATACCCATTGTTATATTTAAATTTTAATGAAAATTAAATACTCCCTGTTTTTTGGCAAAGGATATGTGCCAAAAAATATTCTCCTAAACCAAAATTGCCTAAGAATGATGATGAACAAAATATCgaccatatatatttttttctaaggGCGATAACATCCTATCGGCCATAATACTTGATTTGCTCAAGTCGACGCAGTATTTACATGCTTCGGCCTCCACTCCTTCCTGATTCGTGTTAGCTTAGCCGGCTTCTCTTCAGTTTGTTGCTCCATCGCTCCTCACTTGCGCATGCTTTGTAATTTTCCTTTTTTGGGTGTGGGATAAGCCCAAGGGACACCACCTCAACTGTACACACTTAGAATTTTGCTTGTTGCTACCTTCACATTGCCTAACAGTAGCACACACATTATTTTTTACCAAATTGTTATTGCAAGCTACCGGTCTATATAATGCACCATAGTTTGGATATGAAGTAGGATATTTAATCATATATGGTTGCATGTACATACTACTATAATCAGCAGGTGAGTAATAGCAAGGATAAGACCAAGACCATGGCATAATTGATCCAACAAAAGAATATAGTGCAATAGCAAAATTATCTTGTTGTTGGTGCGTACCTTGTTGTGTTTCATGTCTTGGTGGTGATTTTGCATCTCTAGTACTGTATGGCTGACTCCTTCGCCTCTGAGCAGCTCCTTTCATTTTTTACTTGGCCAGGAGTTCTTCAAAGCTCGGCCTTACTCTATTCTTGGACTTGAAGGCATTTCCTGGCCTACTGGAGGCACCGATCAGATCGGCCTGAGAACCGGTCAGACTAGTTGGCGTGCTGCCGACCTTCTTATTCTTGTCttgcccccgagcattgaagcctTTGCTGCAACTTGAGGGGTTTCCTTCATTGGCACCTTCTTCTCAGGCCTCTCCTCACCTATGAGTACATTTTCCCCTTTAGCCTTTTCAGCCTGATCTGGCCGAATGAGCACTTTGGGATTTGTTAACTCAAGAATGTTTATAGAAAAGTCATTTTGATCGATCTGCATTCCGTGAAAATGCAATCGTCCTTCAttgatggccgattgtatttgtCTACGGAAAACATTACAGTCATTAGTACCATGAGAAAAAGAATTATACCACTTGCAATAAGCATGCTGCTTTAAATCATCAACTGGAGGCATAGTACCATGAGAAAAAGAATTATACCACTTGCAATAAGCATGCTGCTTTAAATCATCAACTGGAGGCACAACTTAATCTTTCCAGCCTTTGTTAGTTCATCAAAGATTCTATCATATTTAAACACATCAAAAGTGAATGAATTTCACCTCATCTTGCCGATTTTTATGGATCGGCTTGATAGAAACACAACTGTTTGGTATATCTTTTAGTGACCATACAAATTCAGCAGCATAAACATCCTTACTCTCATCGTTCGAGGTTTCATAATTTATCATATACATATTACAACAATTAGATTTGAGCCGAGTATCTTTACTTCAGCTTTCTTAAGCCAAAGCTCTTTGCAAAACTTAGGTAATATTAGCAAATTCATGACCTTCCAATCTTTCTCTAATATGGGACCGCAATCCATTAAAAGCTAATTTAGCAAGATCCCTCTCGGAGATAACAAGACTATAACAACAATTGTTTATCTCTAAATCTTCTAATATAATCAGCAATAGATTCATCATAAATTTGCCTAACCGATGTTAAATGACTCAATCTTTAACTCATTATCTCCACTATAAAAGTGATCATGAATTTTTTTGCTCTAATTGCTCCCAAGTATGAATAGAATTAACAAGTAATGAAGCAAACCATGAAAAAGTAGTTCCAGTTAAAGACAAAGAAAATAATCGCACTTTCACTTCTTCTATGGAACTAGCTTCTCCTAATTGAGCTAGATATTGGCTAATGTGCTCCCAAGTAGTTTTGCTATCATTCCCGCTAAATTTCACAAAATCAGGACAACACCAACCAGAAGTATAAGAAGCCGAATCAAAGCTCAATGGATACGGATTTTGATATGTACGGGTTTTATGTTTCACCTCTATTCCATAATCCTCCTTCATTTGTTTAGCAAGATTGGTATTAAACCTATCAATAATTTCTTAAATAGTGGTTGGCCTAGATGATTGTAATGTAGAAGCATTCGATTGCAACACATTCTATTGTACAAGTGGATTTGGAGCATTATGTTGCAAATGACTATTTAATTGTGGATTAGGCATGGAACCATATGAAACACCCACTCCAACAGGAACCGCGGGCAGAGTGCCATGAGCTACTGTAGTATATGGAACTACAAAATCAGGAACCTCACTAGATCGACCAGAGCCAACCTGAACGGGAGGTAGAGTAGCTATAGGCTCTGGAGATGACGCATATAGAACCATGGCAcctagaccggtctgaccggttgaaCCATGCGGTCTGACCGGTGTAATCTGATCAGATTGAGGTGGAGGTGTTTGTCCCACGAAATAGTTCAACGCCATGCCATACCGAGGCTCCACTATGTGTGCTGCCGATGCACTACAAGATGGGATTTGAGATTCTACAGTATTAGAAACAGATGCAACATTATTACCCCCTCAACTCATTTACCATTGCTCTTATCTACCATATCTTGCATATTTTTAGCTACCGATAAGCGCAAATTATCTATTACAATGTAAGATCATCCATGATAATAAAAAGAGACGGTGATGATGATGTGCTCACGTTAGTTTGTACCTCAGGTGGTGGAGTGCCGAAGGTGACGTTCTTGGTCTTTGTGATGTTGCCGTGACGATCCTCCTCGAAGCGCGACAAGATTTTTTCCTTGCATCGCTCCAATTATTGTACCGCATCTTCTACAATTCTTTAGCTCTTCTTCAAGAGCCTTGTGTTCGTCGGCTGCAATATTTTTTAGATCCAACCTGACAATATTGGACTCACTAATCATAGAATTATCTTTTCTTCTCCAACAAAGTCGTTAAAATGTGTTTGTTCGTGTGTTGGATCGATTTTAGCGCCAACGACTTGTCAAATGTACTGCTCCACCCTTGCTTACATTGCTCGCACCTGGGAGCACGCTCTGGTTCCTCTTAAGTCCCGCCTTCGCAAGCTCCTCCGCGTCGGCCCCTACCTCGAGCACGTTCGGGAGCGTCTACCGCGAGCATCGTCCCCTATTTGGGCAAGCTCCTGCTCCATCTtcatcgccaccgccggcaTTAGCTGGAGCGGGCCCATCGTCGGAAGTGGGCGCAGTCGCCGGAATCGAGTGCCGCGTCGCCGTAAGTGGGCGCAGTCGCCTGGGTCgagcgccgcagccgccgggaTCGAGAGCTGCGGCCGCTTGGagcaggccgcgccgccggcgatcgAGCGTCGCAGCCGCCTTGAgcaggccgcgccgccgagaTCGAGAGCCGCGGCCGCTTGGagcaggccgcgccgccggggatCGAGCGTCGCAGCCGCCTTGAGCAGGCAGCGCCGCGGGGATCGAGCGTCCCAGCCACCTGGAGCCGCGTGCCGGGGGGACCAGGCTCTGCAGGGAGGGGCGCGCGAGGAGCGAGGCGCACTGCAGGGATTGGGCTCCGCCCGCCAGGAGTTGAGCTGCAGGTGTCGCTCGTTTCTATTCTGAAATTGCAGAGGGTTCAATTCAACCCCGTTCCCCCACAGCAAGTCTGCTGCTGGCTAAAGCTTATGGACTGGCCTAGATGCACTACTCCAGAAGAGGCTCAGATATGAGAGTGCGCCTCTAGAATAATGTCTGTGCTTACCTGCGTGATTGAAAGCATGGGCTCATCCTGTAGTAGACCTCATTCCTTAAACGAGGCTGAAGCAGCTGAAAATGCAAGGGTAACTTGTCGTATAGACCAAGTAAATGCTATTAGTAGGTTTTGATTTTGAGCTGGTTAGCACTAAGCAACTGCATTTGATTCCTTCTGGTACTCATGGTGTGTGTGTACAGTCTGCTGACATCGACCGGCAGATTTTGCAACAGACAAAGGCAGAGCAACACATCCACAAGCTCTTACTTCTCGGTAATGCCAACTTACTTGAACTGAAGAGGTATTTTGTCATGTGAAGTACTCCTATCTGTTGTTGTGTAGACTTTTGTCTCGATAGTTTGCTGGCTGAACCAAAAGAGCTATCTCTATAGTTTCTCCCTAGTCAATTGTCTTTGTGTATCATTCAGACTTGTAAATGCTATCTTTGCATGCTGGTCATCAATAAATTTCTTTGCCTGTCTGTCTTTCTTTGGCCCTGTTTGGAACAGCTTAAATCCAGCTTATGGTCAAAATAAGCTGAAACTAGAAGCCAAACGGCGTGCTTTTTTGCAGCTTTTTTTGGCCGCGCTTCTCCCCACCACCTTCATTTGTACTAAAACGCAGAAGCTAGTTCAGATCCGCTTCTCAAATAAGCGCTATTTCAATATTTATACATCTTATCTGAGCAGCGCTTCTCCCGGCCGCggttccaaacagggcctttgtAAGGTGCTGGAGAATTGGGAAAGTCTACAATATTTAAACAGGCAAGGCTCATGTCATTCCTTTGTGGATCATAATTCCTATACCATCAGCAGGTCACTTATATTTCTGATTGCTCATTTGCAGATAAAGCTCATTTTCCAAACTGGTTTCGATGAGGGAGAACTTAGGAGCTATACTTCAGTCATCCACGCGAACGTGTATCAGACAATTAAAGTATGCTATACTAGAAAGGGTTTGTCATTTTTTTTCACTAACAGCGTAGTGGGTATTATGTAGAAAAAATTTGATTGTAGATTGGTATGCTGCTCCTATGGGGGTGTATTTGCACATCTTTTGCCTCAGTAATGAGTTAATGTGCACAGATTCTATATGACGGAGCTAAAGAGCTAGCCCAAGTGGAATCAGATTCCTCAAAATATGTTCTATCCCCAGATAATCAGGTTTGTGCCCTTGTTTTCTTCAGTAATTAGAGTTACTTTTTGGAATATAGAAACTTGGTTATTCTGAAATGTAATGATTCTAATGTGGTACGGCTGAGATGATTGCAATGGTTGAATCAGTCTGGAACTGTGCTGATCTCAAATGCATTATTATGCTTTGCATTGTCATTTGCTAATGAAATGACATCCCTTGAACATTAAATTGAACCCAATGGAAAAGGGGAGAAACAATGTGCAGCCAttcatttttatctatttctcCTTAGATTTTCCAGAAAA encodes the following:
- the LOC101786722 gene encoding uncharacterized protein LOC101786722 isoform X1, giving the protein MGFSILPLMEFIARRAFLGAGLQPHTAALPSDDGSDGGQPRTVIHYWAPPGEPRLPPLLLIHGFGPMATWQWRRQVGPLSRHFHVIVPDLLGFGASSRGSPAAPSELAQAAALAALLDALPGLTADARVAAIGTSYGGFVAYALARAAGPGRVGPVVMSNSDLLKTAEDDRALLERAGGGLARTADLLMPLDARGARRLMELSFYRRQAITLLPDFVLRQAVQQLFMDKRDGKIELMKAITVGTDEFKLTPLPQDVLLIWGDHDQIFPLEKAFAVKRWWSAEGDVLGLCDVAVTILLEARQDFFLASLQLLYRIFYNSLALLQEPCVRRLQYFLDPT
- the LOC101786722 gene encoding uncharacterized protein LOC101786722 isoform X3 gives rise to the protein MGFSILPLMEFIARRAFLGAGLQPHTAALPSDDGSDGGQPRTVIHYWAPPGEPRLPPLLLIHGFGPMATWQWRRQVGPLSRHFHVIVPDLLGFGASSRGSPAAPSELAQAAALAALLDALPGLTADARVAAIGTSYGGFVAYALARAAGPGRVGPVVMSNSDLLKTAEDDRALLERAGGGLARTADLLMPLDARGARRLMELSFYRRQAITLLPDFVLRQAVQQLFMDKRDGKIELMKAITVGTDEFKLTPLPQDVLLIWGDHDQIFPLEKAFAVKRSSSKLGLTLFLDLKAFPGLLEAPIRSA
- the LOC101786722 gene encoding uncharacterized protein LOC101786722 isoform X2, with product MGFSILPLMEFIARRAFLGAGLQPHTAALPSDDGSDGGQPRTVIHYWAPPGEPRLPPLLLIHGFGPMATWQWRRQVGPLSRHFHVIVPDLLGFGASSRGSPAAPSELAQAAALAALLDALPGLTADARVAAIGTSYGGFVAYALARAAGPGRVGPVVMSNSDLLKTAEDDRALLERAGGGLARTADLLMPLDARGARRLMELSFYRRQAITLLPDFVLRQAVQQLFMDKRDGKIELMKAITVGTDEFKLTPLPQDVLLIWGDHDQIFPLEKAFAVKRCLGESVRMEIFEKTGHVPQMEDPARFNKLILDFLLASQKPPSIQQ